In the Sorghum bicolor cultivar BTx623 chromosome 4, Sorghum_bicolor_NCBIv3, whole genome shotgun sequence genome, aggcctcttgagcctcgaccaaggcagcctccctcgccttcttctcctcctcgagtgctatgtgGTCCTTATAGGCCTTAAGGAGCTTCTCTTGAGACtcaaggagttggtccttgaggacgcggagctgctcccagccgcctcttgtggcgtgaatgaagctcgacttgatgcaggaggtctctttcatatcctgcgagccGGGGGTCGAACAGTTAGAATACAAAACCAAAAGGCTCCATGAGAGTTAAAGATCGAAAaatacttacaaaataagccggccagagcccgttgttgatgatgtccgacaggagccccaccacgtgcttcatccaaaggcggagctcctcgacatgttcccacttctcaGCCTCTTTcttatcgtcgaggaagatgttgggctcggacggatcggtggaagcccggatacgaatccgatcggggcaccagttctccatctcccgatcagcccgcgccttgacgccggggataaggttctcgacggtctcgagggagcccccgtggcgcaagaacaggtcgacgaggcataggaaccacccgtcgtcatccaccgtcttccaggtaccatCCTTGCttcccgacgtcccgatctcgtcctccttaGAGGGAAAAcgatcctcccacgcccgacgctcccggaggaaccctggggcgatcccgtccatgccgtagatcgtcctcttgatcttggACTCGGGGTTGGAGGGGgagcgcatcatgcaggcaagtgCCACCacaccatccgctcgccccggctctgcccggatcgcggcgggcgcccccggaaggagccacgctggggtcggaGGGCCGTACACCGACAAATCTTCTTCCTGCTCAccaggctcttgcggcgccggcgGTACTGGTTGAGGCAGATCTTAAGGCGGGGGCTCAAGCGGTCTTTCTTCTTGGCCCCCCTGGTGGTGCTGCTGCTCCACCTCGAGCATTCGCCGTTGGTGCTCcgcctgctgctgttgctgttgctactgctgctgctactgctgtTGTTGCTCCTCGTGCTCCTGCGGCTCTTGCCCGCGGCCttgctcctgcggctgccgcgtCGCCTCGCACTCccgctcctcatcctcctcctctttcATCTTCTGTTCCTCGAGGGCGCGAAGACCAGCgagccagggagtccgtcccgcgatAAGGGAGGTCGACgcatcctcctccatagggtggGCATCCCCCGACGTCTCGTTGCCACCaaacgtgtcgctgatggtaatggggtctgcctcgacccccaatctggGGGGCTCGGGGCCTCCCTCTTGCTCCTGAGTCTGGGGCGCCTCGACccgcgtcggcggcgacggggcAGGCTCGGTACGAGGCAGTTCGCTCTCAGCGTCAGCCGGAGGACGAGAGTCGGAGGtgcctgcaaaacaaagaataGAGGCCGGTCACTATGACGACCAACATAAGAACATCACAAGCACCAAAAGCAGccacaaacctggctccttggaggctgctaccgctttgagcctcttcgccattgaaggctgagCCTGCTCGAGTGTCCGCTTTAATCTGAAACAAAAGGAATAAGCTTGAAAAGACCGGTATACGAAGAAACGCAGAGGAATAGGAGAACAAAAGTCACAACGTCGAAGAGCTTACCCCACGAGAAGAACAGCTCGCCTGCCGGTGCCCCGACCGGTggacctcgagccaccccgtgtCAAGGTCTCAGACCCCTCGAGGGTAGGCGTTGGCCTTGGCCCAGCAACTTCCGCTTGGGgggcaccgggactggcgctcatGTGGCCGgtgtctcctttctcggaggccgcggcacgaccgcgagtcagtggccccgtcgcctggggcctagcgtggccacccgtcttgggcgcggggggagggcgcggggcgACCTGACCAGTCACAGCCACCGGGGGGGTGTCGGCACGTGGGGGTGAGATCCGCCTGGTCCCTCCTTTGGTGTTTCCCTCCACGGGGGGTCGACGTCgtctcgaggcggaccctcgaggatgcgGTCGAggtgagacgccatcccctcgttgtcatcactgtcctcgtcatcgtcaccatcatcgtcgctgggggactcttcctcaggctcccccctctgcctggatttagacTGACGCGCCTGTAATGCAtggcggtcgaggtttttccttttctcccctttcttctgggagtccttggcggactttgacttctcggcggaccggcgccgTGCGTCGCGatcaacctcgtcctcctttactgggggcctcgaggaccggacgtcaatCCGTCCCTGCTAGAACAAAGGCGGATTTAGAAAAAAGGGAAGAAAAGAAACCCGGAATCGAGGCTACGCGCGAGGAGAaagcataccagatcgatcgagcctgcatctggcctcatggggaagccgttaacatgctccggcttgaagtcaccagcaatggcggccctgacccgggccgcgacttcgtcattCGTTGGAGCCTCGCttgacatccggcatgcctcgaggtcccaagATGAGGCGCCGGgagccatctcgtccatcctcagcggtcgagacatcaacgggagaactcGTCggcgatggacggccgagagtacgagggcggcggtcaagccctccGAGCGCAATTTCTTCatgacgtcgaggagggggtcgagccgagattgatgaaccTGGACTATGCCGTACGTCCAATTCTCCGGACGCTCCGTGATCAGACACCCGGTATAGGCAGgcaggaggtcgtcgtcgttccttaagtagaaccactgggaatcccagccggcgtggttggtcgactgtcccaccgggatgtactcgcgcggcctctccgtcttcccggTCTTCAACACGaggttgaggcaacccgcccgaacaggcttcctcacgccggtggtcccagtgggggcgttgaagagctcgcccctgtagaggtggagccacagctcccagtggggcatcatcaccaaatagccttcacacaccgcggcgaagaccgccgcgacggtgatggcgtttggggagaagtgctggagctccaccccgtagtggtggcagagcgcccgcatgaagcggctcggcggagcgcccagcccgtggcggtggaacttggcgaacgaaaccacatagcccttgggtggcctgggctccctgtggtccgccgccggcgcgatccactccggcaacGACagtgaggtgcggcggcgcaggagtccttccctctcaagctcttgtagccggcgctccgtcatcgacgacgggcgccagtcgtcggcggcaacgagtctcacaggcatcttgatgGGAAGGACGGTGGATctgctaccgctcgaggggatgCGCGCACGTGTGAGGCAGCGAGAGAACTAAGCCAACGAAGGGAGCTACGGCGAGAATGAAGGCGTGACGCGGAAGGGAGAACGGTGGCGACGCCAAGGCACATTTATAGGCAGTAATCCACCAACgggcagatccgataaatgagttaactccccccataaatgcgccgtttAACGGTCCTCTCCCTCCTCACAGatgggacgctccgaattccacgccgccacagtgtcgcaacgtcacccacctgaaaaggcgcgcccaacgggcaaaaaggcaaaccgccacggcctcttccttcccttgtaagccaaggggcgtacccgtgacagcctcgagaggtcgcaggctggcccaccgaaagggttcgacagccgaactCGAGcaacagagtcagggatccccagcaagTGAtcaaagatcgaggcccgcctcgaagacttgctggggatgtccaaggtaaggtcgagacagtcgagaggaatccccccgatgggaggcatcgagccgccagactctatcgaatgagaccggtatccccgaccatgtcgaccctgctttatgagaacgcctccgggctacagctgaccccctcgaaaggggcacaggttctcacttggactacccgctaggaactcaatttggggtagaagacgctcgctctatcgagagtacgtcgaaacctccgcgcgaaacgagccaatcagaaccgtccaccacaggtgtcgatagcgtttctgcaaattaggCAATACAACCCTCGTAGGAGttaaaaaactcctccaagggctcgggggctacccccgcggggtcgctcgcgcgcccccacggaaactcgacccaggaatacagcctccactcgagcgccagcgctcaaatggagactcgggggctactgtcgagggtatcagtaaggggtaaccTCACCGATGCATATAACGAGATTGCCCGCACAAAGgtcgaggcccccaactcgacgctctggtcatACACCTATGATCGatgacgaccgcagcctcgaggATGGAAAAGGAATCGAGCGAACCACTCAGGGGTCGAGCGaatcaggaggcgtcgagcgcaaggacactgtccgccgcctgacgcacgCACGAGAGCCgaggcattaaatgcgcctaccgctttcccacctaacacgctggtcacgggaagcgtgatagggaacaggcagccgtcccgtcgttctttttgcagccttccccaccaaacgacccagggcgtgtcaggacgcgggaaacagggatggaacgtctaatcaggacccccctggaggcaaccaaggtcagcgctccgggtaTCTGGGCATTGCACGACATCTGACCCTCGACCCGACGCGTTCCCTTCTTGAGGACGGTTAGGGCGTCGACTGGCAACACCGCAACCACTCCACCGGATTTGCCGCCATATCGTACAGGTGTGCAACtagtgaaccagcccaagacagCGCGCggagcgggatacaggggcacgcgtaatcatcatcaggctatcaagacgggacggctcgagaccatgcCGGTACAGAGACCTCGAGTAGGTCTGCGCACCAtgctcctatcgacccctactttgacacctatacatgtaccctgggtctcaccttggtgctataaaaggaaggacccgGGAATAGATAGACAACAGGcaacaccacgctcatacgcagtagaacttacacacttcataccacgcttgtatttgcCCCTGTACGagcacttcggtgcaagataatacaaacttccctcccccgctggacgtagggccttctcttgcccgaaccaggataagtctctgtgtcttcttgcatcaccatctgggaaagggagcacgcatacaaatttactcgttggtgtgaccccccgtggggaaaacaccgacacactcgttggtgttacccccaggggtcaaaacaccgatagttggcgcgccaggtaggggtcctgcatgTTTTCCACCGACTTCCCATCTCCTTGCAGATGGCTACTCTCATCTCGCCGATcccacgctccacggtgatttggttcgggagccttgagttcatgtccaccggtttcggctacgacatgatcctgctctcaatCAAACGACCGGGAGGGGTTCGCATTACGACCTCACGATCAAAGGCTCCAAGACAGCCTTGCCACCACGCTTCCCCACCCAAGAAGAGGCATGGACAGCACCGCCACCGCTCCTCTGCTGCTTCACGGTCGTTGCATCGTGCGAGGCCGGCGGTGGTGGAGGAGCCGACGGCCCCACCCGCCGAGGCCACGACTACAACGACCAGGCGTGAGGACGGCCGCACGACGACATTGGACGATAGCACGCCTCGCGCGCTGTCGCCCTCGACGACGCTGCTGCCGCACGGTTTGTTTGCCTCCAGGAGAACGCACCTGTTCGGTCTAGACAATGCCGCGACGTCGGTCGCCAGGGCAATATGCCCGGATGCCAAGACATACGTGGAGTGACCACTGGTCCTCCTGTGCGACACTGGGACACAGCAACAAGCCCAAGGAGCGGCTGAGCTGCCGGATTTTTCCTGGGTACGAAGCCTCCGACGCCTAGGACCCCAGCGATACACCATCACCTCTCTCAGGCAGCagctggaggaggaggggcgtgAATGTTTCTACGCCATCGAACTAGATCTCAACTCCGAATCTGACTGCTaggaccctacgagggaatgcttcaacatcgaCGGGACATAGCAACTACTCACTACACGCaagacgccgccgc is a window encoding:
- the LOC110434766 gene encoding uncharacterized protein LOC110434766 — translated: MASHLDRILEGTSDSRPPADAESELPRTEPAPSPPTRVEAPQTQEQEGGPEPPRLGVEADPITISDTFGGNETSGDAHPMEEDASTSLIAGRTPWLAGLRALEEQKMKEEEDEERECEATRQPQEQGRGQEPQEHEEQQQQ